The genomic stretch CCGGTCCCATCGCTCCCCTCCCTGGCTTGCATCTGCGGTTGCGCCCACGGCCAGCGGGAGCACCTCGGCAACCGGCGCCTCGGACGACGGGAAGCTGAGTTGCTCCAGGCCCGCACGCATGTCCTTGTGCGGAGTCGCTGAACAAATGTGCGCGCTCAGACGATTCCTGACAGGCCCCTGTCACCGCGGGCGTACAGGCTCCTCCCGTCAACCCGATGCGGTCCAGGAGGACTGTCATGAAGCTCTATTTCCACCCCATGTCCGGAAACTCGCGCCGCGTGCTGCTCGTGGCCGCCCACCTCGACGTGCCCCTCGAGCGCGTCGTGGTCGACTTGACCCAGGGCGAGCAGCGCGGGGCGCCGCACCTGGGGCGCAACCCCAACGGGCGCGTCCCGGTCCTCGATGACGACGGCTTCGTGCTGTGGGAGTCGCGCGCCATCATGCAGTACCTGGCCGAAAAGACGCCGGGGCAGACCCTTCTCCCGACAGACGCGCGAGGCCGCGCCGATGTGAGCCGCTGGCTCTTCTGGTGCACGGCCCACATGGCCCCGGCGAACACGATCCTCGTCCTCGAGAACTTCGTGAAGGCACTGACGGGCGGCACGCCGGATTCCGCCGAGGTCGCGCGGGGAGAGGCGCTCTTCGCGCAGCACGCGCCGGTCCTGGACGCGCACCTCGCCGGCAGGACGTGGGTCGCCCAGGATCGCCTGACACTCGCGGACTTCTCCCTGGCCGCGTCGTTCGCCCTCGCTGGTCCGGCGCGCCTGCCGCTCAGGGACTACGCGAACATCCAGGCCTGGCTCGGGCGCGTGCGGGAGCTCGAGGCGTGGAAGCGCACCACGCCACCTGTGCCGCCGCCAGCCGCCCGCGGTTGATCGCCGTCGAGGGCCCGCGGCACCCTGTTCACGCGCTCGCCGTTGATGATCCGGGATGGGACGTCGACGGAGGCGGGGCCATTCCCGCTGGGCCGCGCGAACTTCGAGGGGGCGCCCTGTCCGATTTCTTCAAGACGCGCGCACCCCGCCAGGGGACAGTGCGCCGTGGCTGCTCGCCATGAGCCGTTCATGTGCCGCAATCCGAACCGAGAGGTCCTCTCCCATGCCCATCGACACGCAGACCGCCGCACGCCGCTTCTATTCGATCCTCGAAGAGGCCGTCCGCACGGGCAACGTCGCGCGCCTCGACGACGTCATCGTGCCTGACGCCGTCGACCACCATCCGGACCCGGACATGAAGCCGGGCCGCGAGGGAATCAAGGAGGCGTTCGCAGGCCTCCGTGGCGTCTTCCCGGACCTCCGCTTCGACATCGAAGACGTCCTCGTGGAGGGCGACAAGGCCGCGCTTCGCGTCATCGCCCACGGGACCCAGCGCGGGCCCTTCCTGGGCTTCGCTCCAACGAACCGCGAAATCTCCTATACCGTCATCGACATCCTGCGCTTCACCCCGGATGGCAGACTGGTCGAGCGCTGGGGGCTCATCGACGAGGCGGCCGTTCGGCGACAGCTCGAGGCGGATCAGCACCGGTGACCGGTGAAACTCCAGTCTCGAGGAAGGCCGGTCGCCCTCACGGGTTGCCGGCCTGCTTCTTCGGGCGCCACGCCAGGGGCAGCAGGACGCCCGCGATGGCGGCCTTGATGAGCGCCCCCGGGATGAAGGG from Myxococcus stipitatus encodes the following:
- a CDS encoding glutathione S-transferase family protein, which codes for MKLYFHPMSGNSRRVLLVAAHLDVPLERVVVDLTQGEQRGAPHLGRNPNGRVPVLDDDGFVLWESRAIMQYLAEKTPGQTLLPTDARGRADVSRWLFWCTAHMAPANTILVLENFVKALTGGTPDSAEVARGEALFAQHAPVLDAHLAGRTWVAQDRLTLADFSLAASFALAGPARLPLRDYANIQAWLGRVRELEAWKRTTPPVPPPAARG
- a CDS encoding ester cyclase, encoding MPIDTQTAARRFYSILEEAVRTGNVARLDDVIVPDAVDHHPDPDMKPGREGIKEAFAGLRGVFPDLRFDIEDVLVEGDKAALRVIAHGTQRGPFLGFAPTNREISYTVIDILRFTPDGRLVERWGLIDEAAVRRQLEADQHR